The Emys orbicularis isolate rEmyOrb1 chromosome 9, rEmyOrb1.hap1, whole genome shotgun sequence genomic sequence CTCAGGTCACAAGAGGCTGGGGAGCAGCATGACTATAATGTGTCTGTTTCCTTCACAGCCCTGATGTTTGCTCAGATTTGTTACTGGATCAAAGGAGATTATACAAACTGTCAGAATGCGTGAGCTGGGGACTTACCCACCATCCGCCCCAGAGACCGGGTTTGTGGGCTCCCTAACACTGATCCTGCCCTGTTCCTGGGGTCTGCACAGGCATGTGAGAAGGGTCAGGCACCCGCTGCTGAGTGGGGATGAACCTGTGCTGTTTCCTAGTGAGGCTGCTACACTGCCAAGCCTTATTCTACTTGTGTTTCAGTAGGTCTGCAAGTCACTTGGGATCAACTGGGGAAAGGCACCCCATGGCAGGAGCAGGATCACAGTCACAactttccccctctccttcaGCCCCAGGCAACGTTGGCTTAAGGGTAATTACAATAAAGCTTTCCCTTCCCATGCAGCTCAGCGTGGGCAAAGGTGCACGCCTCTGTCTCTGCGCTCCCTGAGGCTGGTGGGTGCATGGAGCCTGTGGCAATGTGCACACAGAGGCTGGTCTCTCTCTTTGCTCCCATGGCATTCAGTCCATGGTGCTTGGCCAGGTCCTAGTTCCACTGCATGAGCACCTTGCTCACCTGGACAGAGATGCACAGTCCCTATTGCCAAAAGGGCTGGTGAGCTATGGTTTGAGCCCCTGTGGCTGAAGGTAGTGTGATCTGTGTTCCCCAGGATCTTGGTTTTGCAAAAGCAGCCTGGCCCATAGTCACTGAAAATAGACCTCTTGCTTTCAGTGTGTTACTTCTGAAGACTGAGGTTCTGTGTGTTTGCTTCTGAGCTGCATTGACTTTCTATTGGGTCCTGGTGAAAATGTCTGTTGGTATGCTGGTGAAAGGGGCCTGAAtggcagccctggagactgactcTTTTATGCACAGTGAGGAGCCCagcaggggtgggagtggggccggTCTCCATGGCTCATCCAGTCATTGCCCTCTGATAACACTATCAGCAAGGCCAGTTCTAACTGGTGTAGGATGGTAAACACCTGTtcactaagaactggactgagagccacctctcccccacccccaccattttTTTTCACACTAGGGCTCCTAAGTCTTTATCTTCTGGTAGTGGCCCTTACTATCACTGTAATGTTTGCGATGGATCCATTTAGGCTAatatatatatgaataaaaaAGTGTGAGTACAGATTTCTCCTTTGTGTCATGCAAGAAATAGGAAGGGAACTCATCTGTCTGGACTAGGAAACTGCCAGAGGAGGTGCTCTTCCTACAGAGCTGGAACCGACAGACACAGGATAGCTATGGTGCTGCCTCGGCTTCCTGAGATCATGCCACCAGAGGAGTTCCTGGACGTTCAGGGACTCAGCTAATGAAGGTGCTGGGCTATAGCTGGAGCCCTGAGACACTCCCATTCCTGACAAGAGTGGGGAAGGGGGCTTGGGTGTAGCACCACTAGATGTTTGTGGCACTTTACCGAGACAACAGACAGTCTCTGCTCCCAGTAGCTTATAATTGAGGAACACTGATGCTTCTTTTAATAACAAACCAATTCCAACACGTGCCCAGGCTGGTGTAGATTTTCAGCTGCTCTCTCCTATAATATGGATGAGAGGTAGAAGAGACCTCCTGGGTCACAGCCAGCTCCTCCATGGgtgagtggcggggggggggggtagtgaaGGGTTATTCCCTGTTGTACATTTGATCCTGAGCAGTTCTACTCCTTGTCGTGGGAGACACTCCCACAGCTCTCAGAGTGAGATTCTCCCTGACACTCTACTTCTGTTTTCCTTTAAGTGGCTGTACCTCCCTACACACTTCTCGGGTGATTACCCCTTAGTCATCAGGGCTGTTGGATAACTCACAATGTAACTATAGCTTAGTTTGGATGCCTGGTCATGTCCTGCCACTGAATAGGAAGGATAgaggcagcccctgctccctctgAAGCTCAGAGAACTTGAGCTGCTCTAAAGTATGTTATCTAATGCAAAAGAAGAGACCATTGTGCAGGGACAAGTAATTGGTGCTTACATGACCTAAAACCAACTCACAGTCAAGGCTTGACTTACATAGAGTGGCTGAGCAGAACTTGGTGAAACTAAGTGCTGTCAGCACCTTTGTGGTTCCTTGCTCCTAAGGGCTCCTCAGATGCCAGTCCCAAGTTAGAGCAACCTTGGGCATGCTCCTTCACAGGTCTCAAACTGGATGAGGAGCTACGGGAACTCTTCACTAGGGTGATTCTCTTGTCTCAAGCTAAACTGGCTTTTAGCACAGCAAGCAAGAGCAGTAGGTTTCCAGCTCCTGCTTCTTGGTCTGGCCCCAAGTGCACTCTGGACATTCACGATGCTTCATATACTCTACGTTACAGGACCTGGCACTGACTGTGATGGTAGGAAATGGGGCAATTTCCCAGCATTCGCTGATGTGGGGAATTATGGACTAACTCCTCATCTTAGTACAAGCAGGTGAGTGTAAGTTTACCTACAATTTCCACCTGGTGACAAACCAGCTACTAGCACAGAGTGCAATGGGAAGACCAGTGAGACCAGCCCCACAGGGAAGACCCAGACAACAGTACGCAGACTCGTCTCCCCCACTGTGGTCAGAGGAGAGCAGCTCTGACATGCCAAAAGGATGTGTCCCCCAGAAGCCCTGCCACATGCCCAATGACAATGAATCACAAACTGCAGCATGTACAGGACTCAacgtttatttaaaaaacccaaagacAAACAAAACCATGGTGTAACAGTGAGGCTCTGCAACAGCCAGGCAGCACCACAGGTACAGCAAGGACTAAGACTCTGCAGGACTGACTGAACTAAGGGCCAGGAGTGCAGACAAGCACTTGCAAGTGACCAGTAAGATCTTGCTTTGCTTCTCTAATTTATACCAGCAACGATGCTTTAGAGCAGCAGACAAGATCGtaaattacatattttaaaactcCTGCCCTTACCCGAGAGATGCACAAGCAGCCAGGAGGGCTTTGATGGCTGTTATATTTCTCAGAAATCTGTGCTCTAGAGCAACCTCAGCTGTAATGACAACTTGGAGGCAGAAGTCTGAGCGTGACATGCTGCACTTATTCTTAATGAGAAATCCTGCAGAGTTGGCCACTCTATTTTCTTGCTGCCCTGTATCAGGACAGAACAGCCATTCCGGCCCAGGAGAGAGAAGGAATGAACAAATGTTAAACAGCCAGTCTAAGGAGGATTGCTTTTTGCTGGAACTTGGCTCCCACTCCACATCCCCATCCATAGGGCCAGGACAGGACTAGCTGCAGAGGGCCAAAGCCCCTCTGTGTGCTAGGACAGATTAGGCAGTTAGTAGATTATAGTCTGGTGATTGGTTTTCTGCATCTGAATGATCTTGCCAAAGCCACCTCTTCCCACATCATAGTCTGTCCGGTACTCGTCTCGCACCTGGGGCAAAGCAGTAACAGAAATTAGCATCCTGCACCTGCCTAGACACACACATTCTAAGAATCGGCATCCTCTTCCCACTCAATTGGTGGTGGGTTGAAATTCAGGTTAAAAGCCCTTGCAACTCCTTGAAATATCTTGCCAAGGAACCACTATCAAGGTGACTGATGAGAAGACCTCACATTTCTAATGGTGGGATCATCTTTAGACATAACAAAGCAACAGGGAAGGGCCAAACACTGTTTGATtttgctttgcagttcacctttatgAATCACCAAGGCTTGAACCCAAAGCTTTTTCCTGCTGGAAATCTGGGAAGAAATGCGGGAAGGAATCTTACCTTCTCATGGGTGGGTATCGTTTGAGGATTAGACTAGCCTTACAACCATGTCATCCCCATTATTATCCTGTTTCTCACTCCCCACCTTGATTGCTGCACCCTTTTGAGAACACTAGGTTGAGACAAGAGCAATGCTTCATTTGGGCCATAGGAAGCTTGGAATCCAAACTTTCAAATGGCATTAAGCACCAAGCTCCAACTCTAGTGCTACTATAGAATCAGCTCTTAAAACAACTTTCAATTAACTTCAGTTCATTATTGAGTCTGCCATGCATGCCCATCTTTGTACTGGATCAGCCAAAGGTAGCCCCACACATCACCCAGCCCCAAGGAAGCCAGGCTCAGTGCTGATGCTAGTACTCTCTTTACCTGTCCTCCAGTCTTTCCTCTCCCAAACTGTCGTCCCTCCTTAAACCCTGCATCCCAGTCAGTCCTGATGATCCGGTCATCCAGTCGGGTGCCATTGATAAACCTCATTGCATGCTCAGCATCTGCTCTTGTGTAATATCTGGAATGCGTTATAAGGAAGACTCAAAGTGTTATTAAGCTGGTGAACCCCAGCTGCTCATGGGCAAAGAAGAGGGGAATGGTATTCACAGCACTCTGGAGCCCGGCCTTCCAAGCCAATAGACACCAGTATTCTTTACAGAGCCAACTGCTATATTCACAGCCATCCGATTCTAGCTCCCTCCTTGCACAGCAAC encodes the following:
- the LOC135883395 gene encoding nuclear cap-binding protein subunit 2 isoform X2 yields the protein MGLDKVKKTPCGFCFVEYYTRADAEHAMRFINGTRLDDRIIRTDWDAGFKEGRQFGRGKTGGQVRDEYRTDYDVGRGGFGKIIQMQKTNHQTIIY